The following DNA comes from Pseudomonas sp. MYb118.
CTGCTGGGCGTCCAGGCTAGCTACCTGCAAGCCGGTCTCGATGAGATCACCGCCGAGTACGGCAGCATGGATAACTACCTCAAGCAGGGTCTGGGCCTGTCGCAAGCGACCATCTACGTGCTGCGCGGCAAGATGGTCGAGTACAACAGCCTGCCGGGCCAGGCCGGGCTGATCGGCAACGCCGCTGCCGGTGCGCAGTTGCTGCAACAACTACAGAACACCCGCCTGTCGGGTACCTACAGCGCCTACAACTACTACCTGCAATCGGCCGTCGACGCCGGCACCCTGGGCGGTGTCGAATCGCAAGTCGGCGGCCAGGTCCACGCGGACGCCGCCAGCTACCTGCTGCGTCAGAACGCGATGATCGAACAGGCCGCCGCGCCGTTCGCCAGCGGCACCGACCTGAACGTCGGCCAATACCGCCTGTGGACCACCGCGCTCGCCAGTTATCTGGGCACCGACGGCTCGGCCCACGCGCAAAGCAGCAACGAACACAGCCAGGGCCTGATGATCGGCATCACCCAGCGCTTCTCCGAGCAGCTCAGCGCTCGCGGTGGCTTTGGTTACAGCAAGGGCAGCGTCGGCGGCGCAGGGGGCGAAGCCGACACCGACTTCACCTTTTTCAACGGCGGTGCCCGCTACGGCTTCACCAGCCTGGAGCGCGGGCTGTTTGTCGACGCCAATGCCAGCGTTGGCTACGTGGACTACGACAGCAAGCGCGAACTCGGTGGCGGCCTCGGCACCGCCAAGGGCGACACCGATGGCAACCTGACCGGTGCGACTTTGGCGCTGGGCTATCGCGCACCGGTCGATGGCATGATCCTCGAGCCGAGCCTTGGCGTGCGGGTCAGCCACCTTGATCTCAAGGGCTACACGGAGAAGGGCAGCGAACTGGCCCTGGATGTGGACGACAACCAGCAAACCCGGCGCAGCGCCGTGGCTAACCTGGACGTGGCCTTCGCGCCTGTGGCCATGGGCGCCTGGCAACTGGTCCCCGGCGTGCAGGCCGGCTACGAGCGCACCCTGGGTGATAATCAGGTCGACAGCGAAGGACACCTGCTGGGCCTGGACATCGAGCAACGCGCGGCTTTCGATAATCGCGACCAGTTCTACGCCGGTGCCAACCTCAAGGCCAGCCTCGGCGCCCTGACCGTGGGTGCGCAAGTCGGCGCCAGCGGTGGGGGCGACAGCCACGGTTTCAACGGTGGGCTCAAGGCCAGTTACGCGTTCTAAGTCAAACAGGATACCGGCCACCGAATGGTGGCCGGTTCGCTATCGGTGGGCTTTCACGTCCGCCGGGCTGATCCCGTAGGCATTCTGAAAGTACTGGCAGAACCGCCCGACGTTGCTGAAACCAAAGCGCAGCGCCACGTCCGTCACCGAACCCGAGAACCGCTGCGCCAACGCCTCATGCGCCCGTTGCAGACGCACCTGGCGTTGATACGCAACGATCGACATGCCGACAAACCGCCGGAACCCTTCCTGCAATGCGCGCTGGCTGACATTGCTCAATCGCGCCAGCTCCACACCACTGACCAATTGCTCGGGATGTGCCTGGATGAACTCGACCGCGAGCTTCACATGCCGGGGCGCAACCATCGGCGCCGGTCGGCGCAGGGCCTCGGTGAAGTTGTGCGGCCAGGCCTCCAGCACCGCGTCGATCAACATCTCGCGCAGCCTTGAGGGCATCAACGTGCCGCTGTTGATCAAAAGGTCGAACTCGCTGCCCGTGGCCAGCTCGATCAACGCCTTGATGCCTTGGAAGGCTGGGGTGTTCAGGTCCACCCGCGGCTCGAAGACGATGCGTTCATGGATCGGCCGGTCGAGCAGGGCCGACAAGCGCTCGATCAACTGGCGCCGGTTGATCGAGATGCCGTGATGGGCATGGTCATCGAGAAAGCGCGTGGAGCGGATGTCCGCCTTGTCGATGGCCAGGCCGATGTGCGACTCGCCGACCGATTCGGTGACGTGGTTGAAGACGATCTTGCCCGCCGTGGGAATGACGAAGGTGATCTCGTCCTGCGGCGTGGGAAAGGCCACGGTGAAATCGCCGTGGTAATGCATACGCCGGAAACTCACGCCTTCGTGCCGCCCGTAGACGCCGC
Coding sequences within:
- a CDS encoding tyrosine-protein phosphatase, translated to MFQRLVCSLSVLSLSIAAAHAADSVELDTPILQSIDNFRDIAGTTNAYSTAHDGTMRSGVFYRSNAITPSAADLATLNSLGIAAIYDLRTASEIAAAPDTMLTGATWQNIDIIGSTSSGANISNLSLTSAADAIAMMEQTNRAFVSDAGMRSQFGLLFNELASVDGAQLFHCTAGKDRTGWTAAVLLSIAGVDSATIMENYLATNDYTAARVAATLQAMPASMAAIYAPLLGVQASYLQAGLDEITAEYGSMDNYLKQGLGLSQATIYVLRGKMVEYNSLPGQAGLIGNAAAGAQLLQQLQNTRLSGTYSAYNYYLQSAVDAGTLGGVESQVGGQVHADAASYLLRQNAMIEQAAAPFASGTDLNVGQYRLWTTALASYLGTDGSAHAQSSNEHSQGLMIGITQRFSEQLSARGGFGYSKGSVGGAGGEADTDFTFFNGGARYGFTSLERGLFVDANASVGYVDYDSKRELGGGLGTAKGDTDGNLTGATLALGYRAPVDGMILEPSLGVRVSHLDLKGYTEKGSELALDVDDNQQTRRSAVANLDVAFAPVAMGAWQLVPGVQAGYERTLGDNQVDSEGHLLGLDIEQRAAFDNRDQFYAGANLKASLGALTVGAQVGASGGGDSHGFNGGLKASYAF
- a CDS encoding AraC family transcriptional regulator, whose product is MYPATTRQKIILRSDNLLADDFGALFSSLFGNLYSDTPAFGSNILIGGVYGRHEGVSFRRMHYHGDFTVAFPTPQDEITFVIPTAGKIVFNHVTESVGESHIGLAIDKADIRSTRFLDDHAHHGISINRRQLIERLSALLDRPIHERIVFEPRVDLNTPAFQGIKALIELATGSEFDLLINSGTLMPSRLREMLIDAVLEAWPHNFTEALRRPAPMVAPRHVKLAVEFIQAHPEQLVSGVELARLSNVSQRALQEGFRRFVGMSIVAYQRQVRLQRAHEALAQRFSGSVTDVALRFGFSNVGRFCQYFQNAYGISPADVKAHR